From Chengkuizengella sediminis, one genomic window encodes:
- a CDS encoding DUF5946 family protein → MQDIERQAQKKGVKLERFGRCQFCGSNTKGGVFECFDVFNSIANDVTGLSQFIYTDAHCLQHSEVHGTWNNNFHLTRLYLILEKNVNWDFSKTPKLSNTLDKYKMSHLEELIPALPELERGRSTVTDLRGLKQNEFDMVLIQWANDVYQSFAQFHLIAKVVGDLYVHNYKK, encoded by the coding sequence ATGCAAGATATAGAGCGACAAGCACAAAAAAAGGGTGTGAAGTTGGAGCGTTTCGGGCGGTGTCAATTTTGTGGATCTAATACCAAAGGTGGAGTATTTGAATGTTTCGATGTTTTTAATTCTATTGCAAATGATGTAACAGGTCTATCTCAATTTATTTATACTGATGCACATTGTTTGCAACATTCAGAAGTTCATGGGACTTGGAACAACAATTTTCATCTCACAAGACTGTATTTAATTCTTGAAAAAAATGTGAATTGGGATTTTTCGAAAACACCTAAATTAAGTAATACTTTGGACAAATACAAAATGTCTCATTTGGAAGAATTAATCCCTGCACTACCCGAGTTAGAAAGAGGACGTTCAACCGTTACAGATTTAAGAGGACTTAAACAAAATGAATTTGACATGGTGCTGATACAATGGGCAAATGATGTATATCAATCATTTGCACAATTTCATCTTATTGCAAAAGTTGTAGGTGATCTTTATGTTCACAATTATAAAAAATAA
- a CDS encoding MBL fold metallo-hydrolase, with protein MNVVNIGYGSTNYYAIYCQNKYLLIDVGLPGTFGMMKNQLKKCGINLKDIHHLIITHFHPDHCGIAQEIQSSGVQIVISKTQLDFLESANKSMKKYPEYKEIIVNPKNILNENNKNTFFEKLGIPGYILHTPGHSDDSISIVIEGLGIFTGDLPLLYHVFSESDEKIELSWSKIRSTNEKKVFPGHGNSIELNSLS; from the coding sequence ATGAATGTTGTAAATATTGGATATGGTTCAACGAATTATTATGCGATATATTGCCAAAATAAGTATCTGTTAATAGATGTGGGCTTGCCTGGTACATTTGGAATGATGAAGAACCAATTGAAAAAATGTGGAATTAATTTAAAGGATATTCATCATTTAATCATTACTCATTTTCATCCTGATCACTGTGGAATTGCTCAAGAGATACAATCCTCAGGTGTACAAATCGTCATTAGTAAAACTCAATTAGATTTTCTTGAAAGCGCAAATAAATCCATGAAAAAGTACCCAGAATACAAAGAAATTATAGTCAATCCTAAAAATATACTGAACGAAAACAATAAAAACACATTCTTTGAAAAATTAGGTATACCAGGTTATATTCTTCACACACCAGGTCACTCAGATGATTCGATAAGCATAGTTATTGAAGGATTAGGTATTTTTACGGGGGATTTACCGTTATTATACCATGTGTTTAGTGAATCGGACGAGAAGATTGAACTAAGTTGGAGTAAAATAAGAAGTACCAATGAAAAAAAAGTATTCCCAGGTCACGGTAATAGCATTGAATTAAATTCGTTAAGCTAA